The DNA sequence CGGCGCTCCTCGATCCGGTCAAAGAGGGTGGGGAATCCATCGAGAGCGCCCGGCTCGAAGACCGGGCGGCGCTCCGGAAGGTCGAACCAAGGGAGGAGCCGGAGCGGGACCTGATACAGATGGTAGTAGCCGCGGATCTCGGTGAACGAGGCGAAGCACCTCTCATACGCCGTTCGCGCGCGCCTCCCGACCCCGGGGGTGCTCTCGAGGGGAGCGAGGAGGCGCGCGAAACCAAAGGGAGTCTCGGACGGGTTTCTGCGATAGAGAAACCAACGACCGTGCTCGTCCGGCCGGCGTCCGCTGAGGAGCGAGGGGAGAGCGGCTGAGCTGAACCCAAGAACGGTGCGGAGGGGTTTCCGGTGCTCGAGTTCGGGGAGGAACGGATGAGCCTTCAGAACCTCCCAACCGAACGCATCGATGAGAACGGCGATCGTGAGGCGCCTCATGGCATCTCCACGGGGAGCGGGGGGCGGCTCCCCCCCATCACCTCCCGGTTCCAGTACCCGCAGACGCTCCCGCGAAGGGCGAGCCAGCGCCGTGCGAACGCGTCCTTTCCGTTCGCGCCCACCGGAGCGATCCGCCCTGCCTCGGCGAGGAACGCGCGGTCGCTCGTCCTCTCCTCCTCACCGGTCAGAGGGCCGGACGCGCGAAGGAGAAGGACCGCCGCCGCGTAGTTGGCCGCGAGAGGCGTCGCCGGAAGCCCGCGCTCGAGCGCGCGCACGAGCGAGCCGAGCCCTCCCGCTCCCTCCCGCCGGATAAAGCGGATCCACGCGCGAGCTCTTCTCCGGAGAGGATCCGCGCCCCGAATCGCCTCCTCCGCGGCCGCGCCGGGCCGCGCGCCGAAGATGCGCGCCGTCTCCCAATCCCAGAGCGCATCGACGTACTTCCGTTTCCTCGCCTGCGCTTCTCGAAAAGCCCCCGCGTTCCCGTATCGTCTCCTGGCCTCTTCGAGGTCCGGGCGCTCCTTCTGCTCGCACCAGAACGCGTGGTCCTCGCCGAAGCCGGGCGCGCGCTCCTCGATCGGTTCACGCTTCAACAAATCGGGGAGCGCCTCCCTCCTCTCCCGCAAGGTCGGCCGGAACGAGCGGGCGACGACGAGCGCGCTCGTCCCGAGGTCCCGAACCGTCTTCCCGAAGCGGTACCAGAAGTCCCTCTCCTCCGCGCCGCGCGGGGCTCGCGCGCGGAACTCCGCGAGCTCTTCCGTCGCGCGGTTCAGGAGAAGAAGAAAACCGTCCCGGGGCGGGATCTCCTCGAAACGGGGACGGCTTGCGAGGCGGAGCGTTTCCGGGTCCCCGGCGAGGATCTTGCCGAAGCGGACCAGGAGGCAGTTCGCCACCGAGGGCTGGAGCTTGGCCAAGCGATCGGGCGAGGTCACGCCCAGATCGACGACGAGCCCGGGCACCCCGAGCAGAGAGAGCAGCCGCTCTCGGAAGCCGACCATCCGAGCGCTCAGCTCCCCAACGTTCTCTTCCTCTGTGACCAGATACAGGTCGATGTCGCTTCCCGGGCGCAACCCTCCTTCTTCCAGGGCGTACGCGCTCCCCTCGCCCAGCGCGAGGCTTCCAGAGAGAACGACCGAGACGAGACCGCGTCCTTCCGTTTCTTTCCGAATCTCCTCGGCCGCTCGCCGAAGGAGACTTCGGTAGAAGAGGTCCGTCTCCCGGTCCGGCGAGGTCGCGAACCGAAGAGGACCGCTCCTCTCCTCCTTTTCGCTCGGAACCACGGGTTCCCGGCCGCCTTCCCTACAGATACCGGTAAAGAAGTTCCGGAATCACGTAGCGTCTTCGGTTCAGGACAACCCCGAGGATGTTCCCCTTCGCCTCCTCGATCGCGGACTTGGCCCTCTTCACGATCTCCCTCTTCGTGCGGTCCGACTCGACGACGAGGGCGACCCCGTCGGCGACCGACGCGAGAATCGTCGTTTCGGCGAACGAAATAGCGGGGGGCGCGTCGATCAGAACGAGGGCGAAGCGCTCCTTCGCCTCGGCGAGAAAGCGCGTCATGCGCGTGATCGTGACGAGCGCGCCCGGCGAGGTCGTCGTGACGCCGGTCGGCAGAAGGTAGAGGTTCTCCTCGCCCAGGCGCACGGCTGCCGAGGCGAGGTCGGAGACGCCGAGAAGGACGTCGGCGAGCCCCTTCTCGTTCGGAACCCCGAAGATCTCGTGGAGGCGCGGCGAGCGGAAGTTCGCGTCGACGAGGAGGGTCGCCCGCTCCTTCGTCGGTCCGAGGGAGGCGGCGTACTCCGCGATCACCGTCGACGTCCCCTCCCCCTCGACCGAGGAGGCGAAGACGATCGCTTTGCCG is a window from the Candidatus Eisenbacteria bacterium genome containing:
- a CDS encoding nucleotidyltransferase domain-containing protein, coding for MVPSEKEERSGPLRFATSPDRETDLFYRSLLRRAAEEIRKETEGRGLVSVVLSGSLALGEGSAYALEEGGLRPGSDIDLYLVTEEENVGELSARMVGFRERLLSLLGVPGLVVDLGVTSPDRLAKLQPSVANCLLVRFGKILAGDPETLRLASRPRFEEIPPRDGFLLLLNRATEELAEFRARAPRGAEERDFWYRFGKTVRDLGTSALVVARSFRPTLRERREALPDLLKREPIEERAPGFGEDHAFWCEQKERPDLEEARRRYGNAGAFREAQARKRKYVDALWDWETARIFGARPGAAAEEAIRGADPLRRRARAWIRFIRREGAGGLGSLVRALERGLPATPLAANYAAAVLLLRASGPLTGEEERTSDRAFLAEAGRIAPVGANGKDAFARRWLALRGSVCGYWNREVMGGSRPPLPVEMP
- a CDS encoding CpsD/CapB family tyrosine-protein kinase, which translates into the protein MSKIYEALHKAGKPSDEGRPPEGEVPIREEARGRLGAQLREVWNRYESLHSALGKALGGVTGKAIVFASSVEGEGTSTVIAEYAASLGPTKERATLLVDANFRSPRLHEIFGVPNEKGLADVLLGVSDLASAAVRLGEENLYLLPTGVTTTSPGALVTITRMTRFLAEAKERFALVLIDAPPAISFAETTILASVADGVALVVESDRTKREIVKRAKSAIEEAKGNILGVVLNRRRYVIPELLYRYL